One window of Rhizobium leguminosarum genomic DNA carries:
- a CDS encoding response regulator, whose amino-acid sequence MAVKTGISDDAAHLLVVDDDSRIRALLNRYLAENGFRVTVAADGAEAQRKLAGLDFDLIIMDVMMPGESGIDVTRGLRAIKNVPIIMLTALAESGNRIEGLEAGADDYLSKPFDPRELVLRINNILRRNAGGEGPKIEQVMFGPYTFSLTRKELKKASEVIRLTDREQEIMLLFARRAGDTIPRHELIGNDTEVGERTIDVQINRLRRKIEDDPANPVWLQTVRGIGYRLSID is encoded by the coding sequence ATGGCGGTCAAGACAGGTATTTCCGACGATGCGGCGCATCTGCTGGTGGTCGACGACGACTCGCGCATCCGCGCGCTGCTCAATCGTTATCTCGCCGAGAACGGTTTCCGCGTCACTGTCGCCGCCGACGGCGCCGAGGCGCAGCGCAAGCTCGCGGGTCTCGATTTCGACCTGATCATCATGGATGTGATGATGCCCGGCGAATCCGGGATCGACGTCACCCGCGGGCTTCGCGCCATCAAGAACGTGCCGATCATCATGCTGACGGCGTTGGCGGAGTCCGGCAACCGTATCGAAGGCCTAGAGGCGGGCGCCGACGACTATCTTTCCAAGCCCTTCGATCCGCGCGAACTGGTGCTGCGCATCAACAACATCCTTCGTCGCAATGCCGGCGGCGAGGGACCGAAGATCGAACAGGTGATGTTCGGCCCCTACACCTTCTCGCTGACCCGCAAGGAGCTGAAGAAGGCCAGCGAGGTGATCCGGCTCACCGACCGCGAGCAGGAAATTATGCTGCTCTTTGCACGGCGCGCCGGTGACACGATCCCCCGCCATGAACTGATCGGCAACGACACCGAGGTCGGCGAGCGCACGATCGACGTGCAGATCAACCGGCTGCGGCGTAAGATCGAGGACGATCCGGCCAATCCCGTCTGGCTGCAGACGGTGCGCGGCATCGGATACAGGCTGAGCATCGACTAG
- a CDS encoding MarR family winged helix-turn-helix transcriptional regulator, producing the protein MSRQTGPKAGKPEPLATPMEDTDIIDFEIIEQFFFAYRDFVSDPDAILEKSGFGRAHHRVVHFVNRNPGMTVADLLDTLRITKQSLARVLKQLIDSGYIRQVAGPEDRRQRKLYPTKSGRELALALAEPQSRRIERAFEGASAEVREGVKAFLRGMRDRQKAD; encoded by the coding sequence GTGTCACGACAGACCGGCCCGAAAGCAGGCAAGCCAGAGCCGCTGGCCACGCCGATGGAAGATACTGACATCATCGATTTCGAGATTATCGAACAGTTCTTCTTCGCCTATCGCGACTTCGTTTCCGATCCTGACGCCATCCTCGAAAAGAGCGGCTTCGGCCGGGCCCATCACCGCGTCGTGCATTTCGTCAACCGCAACCCCGGCATGACGGTTGCCGATCTTCTCGATACGCTGAGGATTACCAAGCAGAGCCTTGCAAGGGTGCTGAAACAGCTGATCGATTCAGGCTATATTCGCCAGGTGGCAGGCCCCGAGGACCGGCGGCAGCGCAAGCTCTATCCAACGAAATCGGGGCGAGAGCTGGCGCTTGCCCTTGCCGAGCCGCAATCGCGCCGCATTGAGCGGGCATTCGAAGGGGCTTCTGCGGAGGTGCGGGAGGGCGTAAAAGCTTTCCTCAGGGGCATGCGGGACAGACAGAAGGCGGATTGA